The DNA region CCTGTACCACATGACCAGGAAGGCGAGGGACGCGAACGACTCAAGCTGGAGCCAGTGGGGGACACCCTACCTGCGAGACGACGCCCGCATTCAGGCGCCACCGGCCGGTTCGACCGTCGAGGCGCCGCTGCAACCCATCTCACCCGAGGCACTCAGGCGCGCCCTGCTGGCCGAGGAACAGCGGCAGGTCTTCGCGCTGCTCAACCGCCTCAGGCGCGCACGACAGGGCTGAACGCACCCCGACAACACGCCACGCACCTCACCTTGCAGCGCCCCGGTCCCCAAAGGCCGGGGCGAATGCCTGACCGCGCACCCTGCCGGGGTTGCTCACCGGGTCAGGGCGTGTCGAGCTTGTCGTGCGACAGGTCGCGCAGACTGGTGCCGGGCGCCAGCGCGCCGTGCATCAGCAGACTGAACCGGTCCTGCCAGTCGCGCAGAACGTCCCGCTGGTCCCGGTGACCGCCGTGCAGCAGCGCCAGAATGAACGCGTCGACCAGCAGCACGCTCAGCATGTTGATGTTCGCCTCGGGCCGCAGGCGACCCTGGTTCTGCATGGCCAGCAGCACAGGCTCCACCATGGCCGCCAGGGTCAGCGCGGTCCGCATGCCGTCACCGGGCACGCCGGGCGCCCGCTGCGGCGCCGGTCTGGCCTCGATGGGCGACGCTCCCAGCACCGCCTGACCGACCGCGCCCACCAGATGCCGGTAGCGCACGCCCAGGTCC from Deinococcus seoulensis includes:
- a CDS encoding TetR/AcrR family transcriptional regulator, which encodes MKVDRQEQDDARRERIARAAFELFARSGLDAISAQDIAQAAFVSRTNLYRYYPSKIHMLLAHFEKAVQASRDDATERLRAGANPQQVWDKVTARMADLGVRYRHLVGAVGQAVLGASPIEARPAPQRAPGVPGDGMRTALTLAAMVEPVLLAMQNQGRLRPEANINMLSVLLVDAFILALLHGGHRDQRDVLRDWQDRFSLLMHGALAPGTSLRDLSHDKLDTP